The following coding sequences lie in one Arthrobacter sp. PGP41 genomic window:
- a CDS encoding NCS2 family permease: MTILDNSHEEHSAPSPRTPQPATRGPRPPVPDSFLDRFFQITQRGSTLAREFRGGLVTFFTMAYIVILNPLILGGFSADNAPTDVAGGWLSAAQVGAVTGLTAGVMTILFGLVANLPFGLAAGLGINSFLAVSVIQEVTWAEAMGLVVINGFLIVLFGITGARTAIFRAVPKELKAAITVGIGLFIAFIGFVDSGFVKASAGGPPVQLGNGGSITSVPTLVFIIGLLAMGILVARKVQGGLLIGIVATTFLAAVVEAAMKIGPASAANPGGWHLNTPVLSGQLVSAPDLGLVGQFDLFGAFGRIGALAATMLVFTLVFTNFFDAMGTMTGLAKSAGVAHKDGTFPRLKSAFIVEGFGAVAGGATSGSSNTVYIDSAAGIGEGARTGLASVVTGVLFLGSMFLTPLTSVVPLEVAAAALVVVGAMMMAQIREIKFSKFSVALPAFLTIVTMPLSYSIANGIGVGFISWAIIGAASGKAKKVHPLMWVVSAGFLVYFARGPINLLLGA, encoded by the coding sequence ATGACCATCCTGGACAATTCCCACGAGGAGCATTCGGCTCCAAGCCCCCGCACCCCACAGCCCGCAACGCGCGGCCCCAGGCCGCCGGTACCGGACTCTTTCCTCGACCGGTTCTTCCAGATCACCCAGCGCGGCTCCACGCTTGCGCGGGAGTTCCGCGGAGGCCTGGTCACCTTCTTCACCATGGCGTACATCGTCATCCTCAACCCCCTGATCCTGGGCGGCTTCAGCGCGGACAACGCGCCCACCGACGTCGCCGGCGGCTGGCTCTCCGCCGCGCAGGTGGGCGCCGTCACCGGACTGACAGCCGGCGTCATGACCATCCTCTTCGGACTCGTCGCCAACCTGCCGTTCGGACTCGCAGCCGGGCTCGGCATCAACTCCTTCCTGGCCGTCTCGGTGATCCAGGAAGTCACGTGGGCCGAGGCCATGGGCCTGGTGGTGATCAACGGTTTCCTGATCGTCCTGTTCGGAATCACCGGTGCCCGCACCGCCATCTTCCGGGCCGTACCCAAGGAACTGAAAGCCGCCATCACGGTGGGCATCGGCCTGTTCATCGCCTTCATCGGCTTCGTGGACTCCGGCTTTGTCAAGGCGTCGGCCGGCGGACCCCCCGTCCAGCTGGGCAACGGCGGCTCCATCACGTCGGTTCCCACCTTGGTGTTCATCATCGGCCTGCTGGCCATGGGCATCCTGGTGGCACGCAAGGTCCAGGGCGGGCTGCTGATCGGCATCGTGGCCACCACTTTCCTGGCCGCCGTCGTCGAGGCGGCCATGAAGATCGGCCCGGCAAGCGCCGCCAACCCCGGCGGCTGGCACCTGAACACCCCCGTGCTCTCCGGCCAGCTGGTGTCCGCACCGGACCTGGGCCTGGTGGGCCAGTTCGACCTGTTCGGCGCCTTCGGCCGGATCGGCGCGCTTGCCGCCACCATGCTGGTGTTCACCCTGGTGTTCACCAACTTCTTCGACGCCATGGGCACCATGACCGGCCTCGCCAAAAGCGCCGGCGTCGCCCACAAGGACGGCACGTTCCCGCGGCTGAAATCGGCCTTCATCGTGGAAGGCTTCGGCGCCGTGGCCGGCGGGGCAACCTCGGGCTCGTCCAACACGGTGTACATCGACTCCGCCGCCGGCATCGGTGAGGGCGCCCGCACGGGCCTGGCGTCCGTTGTGACCGGCGTCCTGTTCCTGGGCTCGATGTTCCTGACCCCGCTCACCAGCGTGGTTCCGCTCGAAGTGGCCGCGGCAGCCCTGGTGGTGGTGGGCGCAATGATGATGGCGCAGATCCGCGAGATCAAGTTCAGCAAGTTCAGCGTGGCGCTGCCCGCGTTCCTCACCATCGTGACCATGCCCCTGAGCTACTCGATCGCCAATGGCATCGGCGTGGGCTTCATCAGCTGGGCCATCATCGGCGCGGCGTCCGGGAAAGCCAAGAAAGTCCATCCGCTGATGTGGGTGGTGAGCGCCGGATTCCTGGTGTACTTCGCCCGCGGACCCATCAACCTGCTGCTCGGCGCCTGA
- a CDS encoding nucleobase:cation symporter-2 family protein, producing MNIKNPLKADAKQRLKRATSTRPEDERLSIGSSFAYGFQHVLTMYGGIIAVPLIVGQAAGLSPADIGILIAAALFMGGLATLLQTIGIPFFGSQLPLVQGVSFASVATMVAIVSGGGGLPAVFGAVMVSAAIGLLIAPIFSKIVRFFPPVVTGTVITTIGLTLMPVAANWAMGGNRKAETYGSTANIGLAAATLALVLLLSKVGSATISRLSILLAMVAGTAIAAATGMADFSKVGQGPIVAFPTPFHLGAPTFEIAAIISMLIVVLVILTETMADILAVGEIVGTRTDSKRIAAGLRADMGSSLIAPVFGSFTQSAFAQNVGLVAVTKIKSRYVVAAGGVILVLLGLLPVIGRVVAAVPTAVLGGAGIVLFGTVAASGIRTLAKVEYKNNMNLIIVAASIGFGMIPIAAPTFYDKFPSWFGTIFHSGISSAAVMAILLNLLFNHLKAGNSENQSVFVAGTGRVVREEDLRCLAEGDRFEGGKLIDCEGKEVKVESSEKASEH from the coding sequence ATGAACATCAAGAACCCCCTCAAAGCCGACGCCAAACAGCGCCTGAAACGCGCCACCTCCACCAGGCCCGAGGATGAACGGCTCTCAATCGGGAGCAGCTTCGCCTACGGTTTCCAGCATGTCCTGACCATGTATGGCGGCATCATTGCCGTTCCCCTGATTGTCGGCCAGGCCGCAGGCCTATCTCCTGCCGATATCGGCATCCTGATCGCAGCGGCCCTATTCATGGGCGGCCTGGCCACCCTCCTGCAGACCATCGGCATCCCTTTCTTCGGATCCCAGCTTCCCCTGGTGCAGGGCGTTTCCTTTGCGAGCGTGGCCACCATGGTCGCGATCGTCAGCGGTGGAGGCGGGCTGCCCGCCGTCTTCGGCGCGGTCATGGTCTCGGCGGCCATCGGCCTCTTGATCGCCCCCATCTTTTCCAAGATCGTCAGGTTCTTCCCGCCGGTGGTGACCGGCACCGTCATCACCACCATCGGCCTGACCCTGATGCCCGTCGCTGCAAACTGGGCCATGGGCGGCAACCGAAAGGCCGAAACCTACGGCAGCACGGCGAACATCGGCCTCGCCGCCGCCACTTTGGCCCTGGTGCTGCTCCTGAGCAAGGTCGGCAGCGCCACTATTTCACGCCTGTCGATCCTTCTGGCGATGGTCGCGGGCACGGCCATCGCCGCGGCCACCGGGATGGCGGACTTCTCCAAGGTGGGCCAGGGGCCGATTGTCGCCTTTCCGACTCCCTTCCACCTCGGCGCCCCCACGTTCGAGATTGCGGCGATCATCTCCATGCTCATTGTTGTGCTGGTGATCCTGACCGAAACCATGGCTGACATCCTTGCCGTTGGCGAAATCGTGGGAACCCGGACCGACTCCAAGCGCATCGCCGCAGGACTGCGGGCCGACATGGGCTCCAGCCTCATCGCACCGGTGTTTGGTTCCTTTACGCAGAGCGCCTTCGCCCAAAACGTGGGCCTCGTGGCAGTCACAAAGATCAAAAGCCGTTATGTCGTGGCAGCCGGAGGCGTGATCCTGGTCCTGCTCGGCCTGCTCCCGGTCATCGGCCGCGTCGTGGCCGCCGTCCCCACCGCCGTCCTGGGCGGCGCGGGAATCGTGCTCTTCGGCACGGTCGCCGCCAGCGGCATCAGGACCCTTGCGAAGGTCGAATACAAGAACAACATGAACCTGATCATCGTGGCCGCGTCCATCGGGTTCGGCATGATTCCGATCGCCGCGCCGACGTTCTATGACAAGTTCCCTTCCTGGTTCGGCACCATCTTCCACTCCGGCATCAGCTCGGCAGCGGTCATGGCGATCCTGCTGAACCTCCTCTTCAACCACCTCAAAGCCGGCAACTCGGAGAACCAGTCGGTGTTCGTGGCGGGAACGGGCCGCGTGGTGCGGGAGGAAGACCTCAGGTGCCTGGCGGAAGGCGACCGTTTCGAGGGCGGCAAGCTCATCGACTGTGAAGGCAAGGAAGTGAAGGTCGAGTCGTCCGAGAAAGCGTCGGAGCACTAG
- the pucL gene encoding factor-independent urate hydroxylase, translating into MSSKIILGDNQYGKAEVRVVRITRDTDRHEIEDLNVTSQLRGDFAAAHLEGDNAHVVATDTQKNTIYAFAREGIGSPEAFLLRLGEHFTSSFDWVSGGRWEAESYSWNRIQAHGAEHNHSFVRNGQEIRTAVLVRDGAATHLISGLKDLTVLKSTQSGFVGYPKDKYTTLQETTDRILATDVSARWRFKTGTDFSTLDFNKSYDDVKGLLLEGFTEKYSHALQQTLFDMGTKVLEAHSEIDEIKFSMPNKHHFLVDLSPFGLDNPNEVFFAADRPYGLIEATVQREDAAPADIAWSGIAGFC; encoded by the coding sequence ATGAGCAGCAAGATCATCCTCGGCGACAACCAGTACGGAAAGGCCGAGGTCCGGGTGGTCAGGATCACCCGCGACACGGACCGCCACGAGATCGAAGACCTCAACGTCACCTCGCAGCTGCGGGGCGATTTCGCGGCCGCCCACCTCGAAGGCGACAACGCGCACGTGGTGGCCACTGACACCCAGAAGAACACCATCTATGCCTTTGCCCGTGAAGGCATCGGCTCCCCCGAGGCGTTCCTGCTTCGCCTCGGGGAGCACTTCACCTCCAGCTTCGACTGGGTTAGCGGCGGCCGCTGGGAAGCCGAGTCCTACAGTTGGAACCGGATCCAGGCCCACGGAGCCGAGCACAACCATTCCTTCGTGCGCAACGGCCAGGAAATCCGCACAGCAGTCCTGGTCCGTGACGGCGCCGCCACTCACCTGATCTCCGGACTGAAGGACCTGACCGTCCTGAAGTCCACCCAGTCCGGCTTCGTGGGCTACCCGAAGGACAAGTACACCACCCTGCAGGAGACCACCGACCGCATCCTGGCGACCGATGTCTCTGCCCGCTGGCGTTTCAAGACCGGCACCGATTTCAGCACGCTGGACTTCAACAAGAGCTACGACGACGTCAAGGGCCTCCTGCTCGAAGGCTTCACGGAAAAGTACTCCCACGCCCTCCAGCAGACACTCTTCGACATGGGCACCAAAGTGCTGGAAGCACACAGCGAGATCGACGAGATCAAGTTCTCCATGCCGAACAAGCACCACTTCCTGGTGGACCTCTCGCCGTTCGGCCTGGACAACCCCAACGAGGTCTTCTTCGCGGCCGACCGCCCCTACGGCCTGATCGAGGCCACGGTCCAGCGCGAGGACGCCGCCCCTGCGGACATCGCCTGGTCGGGCATCGCCGGGTTCTGCTGA
- a CDS encoding bifunctional allantoicase/(S)-ureidoglycine aminohydrolase: MGKYYSPTGGLPPQTHLTTERAIVTEAYTVIPKGVMTDIVTSNLPGFSNTRSWIIARPISGFATTFSQLIVEIAPGGGAPKAEFEAGVEGVIFVTRGRLNLTLNGELHRMEEGGYAYLAAGAEWGLENVSDGVVSFHWIRKAYERLEGYEAKSFVTNEKDVEPTSMPDTNDVWKTTRFTDSNDLAHDMQVNIVTFQPGGVIPFPETHVMEHGLYVLEGKAMYLLNNDWVEVEAGDFMWLRAFCPQACYAGGPGEFRYLLYKDMNRQVRLT; this comes from the coding sequence ATGGGCAAGTACTATTCCCCCACCGGCGGACTGCCGCCGCAGACCCACCTGACCACCGAGCGGGCCATCGTCACCGAGGCCTACACGGTGATCCCCAAGGGCGTGATGACGGACATCGTCACGTCCAACCTGCCGGGCTTTTCGAACACCCGCTCCTGGATCATCGCGCGGCCCATTTCCGGCTTCGCCACCACCTTCTCGCAGCTGATCGTGGAGATCGCCCCGGGCGGCGGTGCTCCCAAGGCAGAGTTCGAGGCCGGCGTCGAAGGCGTCATTTTCGTGACCCGCGGCAGGCTCAACCTCACCCTCAACGGCGAACTGCACCGAATGGAGGAAGGCGGCTACGCCTACCTGGCGGCCGGTGCTGAATGGGGCCTGGAGAATGTCTCGGACGGCGTCGTGTCCTTCCACTGGATCCGCAAGGCCTACGAGCGCCTTGAGGGCTACGAAGCCAAGTCCTTCGTCACCAACGAAAAGGACGTGGAGCCCACGTCCATGCCGGACACCAACGACGTCTGGAAGACCACCCGCTTTACGGACTCCAACGACCTGGCACACGACATGCAGGTGAACATCGTGACGTTCCAGCCCGGCGGCGTCATCCCGTTCCCCGAAACCCACGTCATGGAGCACGGCCTGTACGTCCTGGAGGGCAAGGCCATGTACCTGTTGAACAATGACTGGGTGGAGGTGGAGGCCGGGGACTTCATGTGGCTGCGCGCGTTCTGCCCCCAGGCCTGCTACGCCGGCGGTCCGGGCGAGTTCCGCTACCTGCTCTACAAGGACATGAACCGCCAGGTGCGCCTCACCTAA
- a CDS encoding NAD-dependent malic enzyme — MANPSPGNSITLRVEAPASFSATSELAAAVGAAGAAITALDVSESHHETLVVDVTCNTTDDEHAARIKDALNALDGVTVQHVSDRTFLMHLGGKLEVVPKVALRNRDDLSRAYTPGVARVCLAIAEDPAAARNLTVKRNTIAVLTDGSAVLGLGNIGPAAALPVMEGKAALFKQFANVDAWPVCLDTQDTEEIIMIAKAMAPVYGGINLEDIAAPRCFEIENRLREELDIPVFHDDQHGTAIVTLAALVNALRVVGKKLDEVKIVVSGVGAAGSAIIQLLKAEGARHIIAAGRSGAIHSGEVYGDGHRAWIAENTNEEGFAGTLHEALVGADVFIGVSAPHVIGEEQVAAMAEKAIVFAMANPTPEIDPVVASKHAAVVATGRSDFPNQINNVLAFPGFFRGLLDAGASDITPEMLVAAAEAIAKRVADDELNASYIIPSVFDPHVAADVASAVAAAARAANVAAAAVTVTAEPEAALASA; from the coding sequence ATGGCGAACCCCAGCCCCGGAAATTCGATCACCCTGCGCGTGGAAGCGCCCGCGAGCTTCAGCGCCACCAGCGAGCTTGCCGCCGCCGTCGGAGCGGCAGGCGCCGCCATCACCGCCCTGGACGTCAGCGAATCCCACCACGAGACCCTCGTGGTGGACGTCACCTGCAACACCACGGACGACGAACACGCCGCCCGCATCAAGGACGCCCTGAACGCGCTCGACGGCGTCACGGTCCAGCACGTCTCGGACCGCACCTTCCTCATGCACCTGGGCGGCAAGCTGGAAGTCGTCCCCAAAGTCGCCCTGCGCAACCGCGACGATCTCTCGCGCGCCTACACTCCCGGCGTCGCCCGCGTTTGCCTGGCCATAGCCGAGGACCCTGCGGCGGCCCGCAACCTCACCGTCAAGCGCAACACCATCGCCGTCCTTACCGACGGCTCGGCCGTCCTGGGCCTCGGCAACATCGGCCCGGCCGCCGCCCTTCCGGTGATGGAAGGCAAGGCCGCGCTCTTCAAGCAGTTCGCCAACGTGGACGCCTGGCCCGTGTGCCTGGACACCCAGGACACCGAGGAAATCATTATGATCGCCAAGGCAATGGCCCCTGTCTACGGCGGCATCAACCTGGAGGACATCGCAGCCCCGCGCTGCTTCGAAATCGAGAACCGGCTCCGCGAGGAGCTGGACATCCCGGTATTCCACGACGACCAGCACGGCACCGCCATCGTCACCCTCGCCGCCCTGGTCAACGCACTGCGTGTTGTGGGCAAGAAGCTGGACGAGGTGAAGATCGTGGTCTCGGGTGTGGGCGCCGCGGGCTCGGCCATCATCCAGCTGCTAAAAGCCGAAGGGGCGCGGCACATCATCGCCGCCGGCCGCTCCGGAGCCATCCACTCGGGGGAGGTTTACGGCGACGGACACCGCGCCTGGATTGCTGAGAACACCAACGAAGAAGGCTTCGCCGGCACCCTGCACGAAGCCCTCGTGGGCGCGGACGTGTTCATCGGCGTCAGCGCCCCGCACGTGATCGGCGAGGAACAGGTGGCCGCCATGGCGGAGAAGGCCATCGTGTTTGCCATGGCCAACCCGACGCCGGAAATCGACCCTGTCGTTGCTTCGAAGCACGCCGCCGTCGTAGCCACCGGCCGCAGCGACTTCCCCAACCAGATCAACAACGTCCTGGCCTTCCCGGGCTTCTTCCGCGGCCTGCTCGATGCCGGAGCTTCGGACATCACCCCGGAGATGCTGGTGGCCGCCGCGGAGGCCATCGCCAAGCGGGTAGCTGACGACGAGCTCAATGCCAGCTACATTATCCCCAGCGTCTTCGATCCCCATGTGGCCGCCGATGTAGCCTCCGCGGTGGCCGCTGCCGCCCGCGCCGCCAACGTTGCAGCAGCCGCTGTTACGGTCACGGCGGAACCGGAAGCCGCCCTGGCCAGCGCCTGA
- a CDS encoding nucleoside deaminase, with protein sequence MSTTVTAEQFLARSIRLATANVLNSGGPFGAMIVTADGRTFDGVNRVTADNDPTAHAEVTAIRTACRELGTFDLTGAALYTSCEPCPMCLASALWARVDRVIFAADRHDAASVGFDDAVFYEYFDNKDRNSLMPVSKLVLDDPEAPAPLEPFNTWNALETRIDY encoded by the coding sequence ATGAGTACTACCGTCACGGCCGAACAGTTCCTGGCCAGATCCATCAGGTTGGCTACGGCCAACGTCCTGAACAGCGGGGGCCCCTTCGGAGCCATGATCGTCACGGCGGACGGCCGCACGTTCGACGGCGTCAACCGCGTCACCGCGGACAACGATCCCACCGCCCACGCCGAGGTCACCGCGATCCGCACGGCCTGCCGCGAACTGGGCACCTTCGACCTGACCGGCGCTGCCCTTTACACCAGCTGCGAGCCATGCCCCATGTGCCTGGCCTCCGCGCTCTGGGCCCGGGTGGACCGGGTCATCTTCGCCGCCGACCGGCATGACGCCGCCTCCGTCGGCTTCGACGACGCCGTTTTCTACGAGTACTTCGACAACAAGGACCGGAACTCCCTGATGCCGGTCTCGAAGCTGGTGCTGGACGATCCGGAGGCCCCGGCCCCGCTGGAACCGTTCAACACCTGGAACGCACTCGAAACCAGGATCGACTACTAG
- a CDS encoding DUF6986 family protein: MAASPMPSLSAGDLADIDRQLGATDRLLEQNYPGDDGSRQPVHTVYVPADRFTPSFAADWGAESLATANAHGGLEKLGSLLGQDAGLAAAVAPRVEAKLAGEPIEDLRLDFEDGFGDRGDDAEDTAAVAAASAVAAAVAAGSAPPFIGIRFKCFEAATRSRGLRTLDLFVSALASAGELPEGLVLTLPKVTTVAQVKAMDYAVSRLEDVHSLPAGRLRFEVQVETPQLILGPDGTSPVAQLPHAVPGRISGLHYGTYDYSASLQISAEYQSMEHPVADFAKEVMQLAVAGTGIRLSDGSTNIIPVGDNVENAWQLHGRLVRRSLERGYYQGWDLHPAQLPSRFAATYAFYRQGLPAAAARLRNYVEQTEGGVMDEPATARALAAFVLRGVQCGAVGADEVQALAGVGIPQLTALAHPRLATTSNS, encoded by the coding sequence ATGGCAGCATCACCCATGCCGTCGCTGTCCGCCGGAGACCTGGCGGACATCGACCGGCAACTGGGAGCCACGGACCGGCTGCTGGAGCAGAACTACCCGGGCGACGACGGCTCCCGCCAGCCCGTCCACACGGTGTACGTCCCCGCGGACCGGTTTACGCCGTCGTTCGCTGCCGATTGGGGCGCCGAGTCGCTGGCCACGGCGAACGCCCACGGCGGGCTGGAAAAGCTCGGTTCACTGCTGGGCCAGGACGCCGGGCTGGCGGCGGCCGTCGCCCCGCGCGTCGAAGCGAAACTCGCCGGCGAGCCCATCGAGGACCTGCGCCTCGATTTTGAGGACGGCTTCGGGGACAGGGGCGACGACGCCGAGGACACCGCCGCGGTTGCCGCGGCTTCCGCCGTGGCCGCCGCAGTCGCGGCCGGGTCCGCTCCGCCGTTCATCGGCATCCGCTTCAAGTGCTTCGAGGCTGCCACCCGCTCCCGGGGGCTGCGGACTTTGGACCTGTTTGTCTCCGCCCTGGCCTCCGCCGGGGAACTCCCGGAAGGCCTGGTCCTGACCCTGCCCAAGGTGACCACCGTGGCCCAGGTCAAGGCTATGGACTACGCCGTCTCCCGGCTTGAGGACGTGCACTCCCTTCCGGCCGGACGGCTTCGCTTCGAGGTGCAGGTGGAAACACCGCAGCTCATCCTGGGGCCGGACGGAACGTCGCCGGTGGCGCAGCTCCCGCACGCTGTCCCCGGCCGGATCAGCGGCCTGCACTACGGCACGTACGACTACTCGGCGTCGCTGCAGATCTCCGCCGAATACCAGTCCATGGAGCACCCGGTGGCCGACTTCGCCAAGGAGGTCATGCAGCTGGCGGTGGCCGGCACCGGCATCCGGCTCTCCGACGGATCCACGAACATCATCCCGGTGGGCGACAACGTGGAAAACGCCTGGCAGCTGCACGGCAGGCTCGTCCGGCGTTCACTTGAGCGGGGCTACTACCAGGGCTGGGACCTGCACCCGGCCCAGCTCCCCAGCCGCTTCGCCGCCACCTATGCCTTCTACCGGCAGGGACTGCCCGCAGCCGCGGCCCGGCTGCGGAACTACGTGGAGCAGACCGAAGGCGGCGTGATGGATGAACCCGCCACCGCCCGCGCTCTGGCCGCGTTCGTCCTCCGCGGCGTCCAGTGCGGCGCCGTCGGTGCGGATGAAGTCCAGGCGCTTGCCGGCGTCGGAATTCCGCAGCTCACTGCCCTGGCCCACCCGCGGCTCGCCACCACGTCCAACTCCTAG
- a CDS encoding IclR family transcriptional regulator: MAEKASGGVQSVERVFELLELITDAGGDVTLSELSSSTDLPLPTIHRLLRTLVSLGYIRQLPNRRYALGPRLIRLGEGANKQLGAVARPQLKTLVDQLGETSNMAVLDSDMVIYVAQVPSLHSMRMFTEVGRRAHTHATGVGKAILAQLDDEVVRGIVSRAGMPTPTPKSIGDVDELLADLKLIRERGYSIDEEEQELGVRCFAMAVPNAPTPAAISVSGPVSRVDEHFADKAVPVLREAAEAISRELNRT, translated from the coding sequence ATGGCAGAAAAAGCGTCGGGCGGCGTGCAGTCGGTAGAGCGCGTCTTCGAACTGCTGGAACTCATCACGGACGCCGGCGGCGACGTCACGCTCAGTGAACTGTCCTCATCCACGGACCTTCCGCTGCCCACCATCCACCGCCTGCTGCGGACGCTGGTGTCCTTGGGCTACATCCGCCAGCTGCCCAACCGGCGCTATGCGTTGGGCCCGCGGCTGATCCGCCTGGGCGAGGGGGCCAACAAGCAGCTGGGCGCCGTTGCCCGCCCGCAGCTCAAGACGCTGGTTGACCAATTGGGGGAGACCTCCAACATGGCGGTGCTGGATTCGGACATGGTGATCTATGTGGCGCAGGTGCCGTCGCTGCACTCCATGCGCATGTTCACCGAGGTGGGCCGGCGGGCCCATACCCACGCCACCGGCGTCGGGAAGGCCATCCTGGCCCAACTGGATGACGAGGTGGTGCGCGGCATCGTCAGCCGCGCCGGGATGCCTACCCCCACCCCCAAGAGCATCGGGGATGTGGATGAGCTCCTCGCGGACCTCAAGCTCATCCGGGAGCGCGGCTACTCCATTGACGAGGAGGAACAGGAACTCGGTGTACGGTGCTTCGCCATGGCGGTACCGAATGCTCCCACTCCAGCGGCAATCTCTGTTTCCGGCCCGGTATCCCGCGTGGACGAGCACTTCGCCGACAAGGCGGTACCCGTCCTCCGCGAAGCGGCCGAGGCCATCTCCCGGGAACTGAACCGCACCTGA
- the aceB gene encoding malate synthase A: protein MAITVTDPRPINRAEEILTPKALAFVEELHNRFAGTRNELLKARAAKRQRVAETGKLDFLPETKEVRDGDWTVAPAPAALQDRRVEMTGPASPAKMAINALNSGAKVWLADLEDASTPTWGNVIDAILNLRDAAQGTLSYTSDEGKEYRLRTDAPLAVVVARPRGWHMPEKHLLINGEPAVGALVDFGLHFYHVAKQLVLNGQGPYYYLPKMESHLEARLWNDVFVFAQDYLGLGQGTIRATVLIETIPAAFEMDEILYELRDHASGLNAGRWDYLFSIIKYFRDAGEEFVLPDRASVAMTAPFMRAYTELLVKTCHKRGAFAMGGMAAVIPNRRHPEVTEAAFEKVRADKTREANDGFDGSWVAHPDLVPICREVFDTVLGDRPNQLDRQRPEVNVTAGQLLDVASADGQVTEAGLRLNLYVAVAYTAVWLSGNGAVAIHNLMEDAATAEISRSQVWQQIRNKSVLADTGNTVTRELVERILGEETERLRIEFGDEAFRRYYKPASDLIADICLSEDYTDFLTTPAYELVG from the coding sequence ATGGCCATCACCGTCACAGACCCCCGGCCCATCAACCGCGCGGAGGAGATCCTCACCCCGAAGGCCCTGGCGTTCGTCGAGGAGCTGCACAACCGTTTCGCCGGCACCCGCAACGAACTCCTGAAGGCCCGCGCCGCCAAGCGGCAGCGTGTGGCGGAAACCGGCAAGCTGGACTTCCTGCCGGAGACCAAGGAAGTGCGCGACGGCGACTGGACAGTTGCGCCCGCACCGGCAGCTTTGCAGGACCGCCGCGTGGAGATGACCGGGCCCGCCTCACCGGCAAAGATGGCCATTAATGCGCTGAACTCCGGCGCCAAGGTGTGGCTGGCGGACCTTGAGGATGCGAGCACCCCCACGTGGGGCAACGTCATCGACGCCATCCTCAACCTCCGCGACGCGGCCCAGGGCACCCTCAGCTACACCTCGGACGAGGGCAAGGAATACCGGCTCCGCACGGACGCGCCGCTCGCCGTCGTAGTGGCCCGCCCCCGCGGCTGGCACATGCCGGAGAAGCACCTGCTGATCAATGGCGAACCGGCCGTGGGCGCGCTGGTGGACTTCGGGCTGCACTTCTACCACGTGGCCAAGCAGCTGGTCCTGAACGGCCAGGGCCCGTACTACTACCTGCCCAAGATGGAGAGCCACCTCGAGGCCCGGCTCTGGAACGACGTCTTCGTCTTCGCCCAGGACTACCTGGGCCTCGGCCAGGGCACCATCCGCGCCACCGTGCTGATCGAGACCATCCCGGCCGCGTTCGAGATGGACGAGATCCTCTACGAACTGCGCGACCACGCCTCCGGCCTGAACGCCGGCCGCTGGGACTACCTGTTCAGCATCATCAAGTACTTCCGCGATGCCGGCGAGGAGTTTGTGCTTCCGGACCGCGCCTCCGTTGCCATGACCGCACCGTTCATGCGCGCCTACACCGAACTGCTGGTGAAGACCTGCCACAAGCGCGGGGCCTTCGCCATGGGCGGCATGGCGGCCGTCATCCCCAACCGCCGCCACCCGGAAGTCACCGAGGCTGCGTTTGAAAAGGTCCGGGCGGACAAGACCCGCGAGGCGAACGACGGCTTCGACGGCTCCTGGGTTGCGCACCCGGACCTGGTCCCCATCTGCCGGGAAGTCTTCGACACCGTGCTCGGTGACAGGCCCAACCAGCTGGACAGGCAGCGCCCCGAGGTCAACGTCACGGCCGGTCAGCTCCTGGACGTCGCCTCCGCGGACGGACAAGTCACCGAGGCGGGACTGCGCCTGAACCTTTACGTGGCTGTTGCCTACACGGCGGTGTGGCTGTCCGGCAACGGTGCGGTGGCCATCCACAACCTGATGGAGGACGCCGCCACCGCGGAAATCTCCCGCTCCCAGGTGTGGCAGCAGATCCGCAACAAGTCCGTCCTCGCCGATACCGGAAACACCGTCACCCGCGAACTCGTGGAGCGGATCCTGGGTGAGGAAACCGAGCGGCTGCGTATCGAATTCGGCGACGAAGCCTTCCGCCGCTACTACAAGCCGGCCAGCGACCTGATCGCGGATATCTGCCTGTCCGAGGACTACACCGACTTCCTCACCACCCCGGCCTACGAACTGGTGGGCTGA